A window of the Haloquadratum walsbyi C23 genome harbors these coding sequences:
- the alaS gene encoding alanine--tRNA ligase translates to MSELESEYRLEYFETEGFHRKQCPVTDVYFWTRDPDRETCGEPPADDYSFIDNPGFDDQYSLSGMREEFLSFFESRDHDRIEPYPVAANRWRDDVLLTQASIYDFQPLVTSGQTPPPANPLCISQPCIRMQDIDNVGKTGRHTMAFEMMAHHAFNTREDASDEYAYTGEVYWKDETVRLCDAFFDHMGADLTEITYIEDPWVGGGNAGPAFEVLYRGAELATLVFMSMEQDESGEYEMKDGNRYSPMDTYVVDTGYGLERWAWVSQGTPTVYEAVYPDTIEFLKNDADVTHTTDEKELIQQAAMLSGYLDIDEIDNLASARADVADELDVDPSVLTDLLEPLESIYAIADHCRTLAYMFGDEIVPSNVGTGYLTRMVLRRTQRLIDDIGIDAPLDELVDMQAKRLGYENRDTIRDIVRTEDRKYRETLSRGRRRVETLADEYADRNESIPVDELTELYDSHGIQPDMVTEIASDRGATVEIPDDFYSLVADRHTDDDTTETIEKRRDRLADLPETDRLYYDDQTGTEFEAVVLDIFEQDTGYDIVLDQTMFYPEGGGQPADHGTLTTEEETIEITDVKAQDGVILHQATENPGKGDFIRGQLDVERRRRLMQHHTATHIIGHAARKVLGDHVRQAGAQKGTDSARFDLTHYERISRIEAKTIESVANDIIRQNISVRQDWPDRHEAENEHGFDLYQGGIPPGQNIRTITIGDDIQACGGTHVTRTGDIGTIKILTTEPVQDGVERIVFAAGDAAIDAVQTTEDALYDAADVLDVTPEDVPETADRFFTEWKERGKTIDKLKSELAEARAQGVTADAVSIDGIDAVIKTVNGDADELRKTANAIVDEDAVAVLGSDVDGSAQFVVGVPEDVGINAGDVVGQLARKVGGGGGGPPDFAQGGGPDAASLEVALDDATSVLRSMNET, encoded by the coding sequence ATGAGTGAACTCGAATCGGAGTATCGTCTCGAGTATTTCGAGACTGAAGGGTTCCATCGGAAGCAGTGTCCGGTGACGGATGTGTATTTTTGGACCCGTGATCCCGACCGCGAGACTTGTGGTGAACCGCCAGCAGATGATTACTCGTTTATCGATAATCCTGGATTTGACGACCAATACTCCCTGTCGGGAATGCGTGAAGAATTCCTCTCATTTTTTGAATCACGCGATCATGACCGTATTGAGCCGTATCCTGTCGCTGCAAATCGATGGCGAGATGATGTCTTACTCACACAGGCATCTATTTATGATTTTCAACCGCTCGTCACGAGTGGACAAACCCCACCGCCAGCAAATCCACTCTGTATCAGTCAACCATGTATTCGAATGCAAGATATCGATAATGTCGGAAAGACTGGGCGCCATACGATGGCCTTCGAGATGATGGCGCATCACGCTTTCAATACTCGTGAGGATGCGAGCGATGAGTACGCATACACAGGTGAAGTATACTGGAAGGACGAGACAGTTCGCCTCTGTGATGCCTTTTTCGACCATATGGGCGCGGATTTGACTGAAATCACGTATATCGAAGATCCATGGGTCGGCGGTGGGAACGCTGGTCCCGCTTTTGAAGTATTATATCGCGGTGCTGAACTTGCGACGCTTGTCTTCATGTCGATGGAACAAGATGAATCGGGCGAATATGAAATGAAAGATGGAAATCGGTATTCCCCAATGGACACCTACGTTGTTGATACTGGATATGGACTTGAACGATGGGCATGGGTCTCACAAGGAACGCCCACCGTCTACGAGGCAGTGTATCCTGACACGATTGAATTTCTGAAAAATGACGCTGATGTGACACATACAACAGATGAAAAAGAACTCATCCAGCAGGCAGCAATGTTATCTGGATATCTTGATATTGATGAAATTGACAATCTTGCATCTGCCCGAGCAGATGTCGCTGATGAACTTGATGTTGACCCCTCCGTCCTCACTGACTTACTTGAACCGCTTGAATCTATTTATGCAATTGCTGATCATTGCCGAACGCTTGCATACATGTTTGGCGATGAAATTGTCCCATCAAACGTTGGAACGGGGTACCTTACACGGATGGTGCTTCGACGAACTCAGCGATTGATCGATGATATCGGCATTGACGCTCCACTTGATGAACTCGTTGATATGCAGGCTAAGCGACTTGGATATGAAAACCGCGATACAATACGTGATATTGTTCGCACTGAAGATCGAAAATATCGTGAGACACTCAGCCGAGGACGTCGGCGAGTCGAAACGCTCGCAGATGAGTATGCGGACCGTAATGAATCAATTCCAGTTGATGAACTCACTGAATTGTATGACTCACATGGGATTCAGCCAGATATGGTCACAGAAATTGCGAGCGATCGTGGGGCAACTGTCGAGATTCCTGATGATTTCTACTCACTTGTTGCTGACCGCCACACCGATGATGATACAACAGAGACGATAGAAAAACGTCGTGATCGGCTTGCAGACCTGCCAGAAACCGACCGATTATATTATGATGACCAGACAGGAACAGAATTCGAAGCGGTTGTTCTTGACATCTTTGAGCAAGATACTGGATATGATATTGTCCTTGATCAGACCATGTTTTATCCAGAAGGGGGTGGTCAGCCGGCAGACCATGGAACACTCACAACTGAGGAAGAAACAATTGAAATAACAGATGTCAAAGCACAAGATGGGGTTATTCTTCATCAAGCAACTGAAAATCCTGGAAAAGGCGACTTTATTCGCGGTCAACTTGATGTTGAACGACGACGGCGCCTCATGCAACATCACACAGCAACACACATTATTGGGCATGCAGCTCGGAAAGTGCTGGGCGACCATGTCCGACAAGCCGGTGCCCAAAAGGGTACCGACAGCGCACGATTTGACCTGACGCACTATGAGCGGATTAGCCGTATCGAAGCCAAAACAATTGAATCAGTCGCTAATGACATAATTCGTCAGAATATCTCGGTTAGACAAGACTGGCCAGATCGCCATGAGGCTGAAAATGAACATGGATTTGATCTATATCAGGGTGGTATTCCTCCAGGACAGAACATCCGAACGATTACAATTGGTGACGATATCCAAGCCTGTGGAGGGACACATGTCACACGGACCGGTGATATTGGTACGATTAAAATCCTCACAACAGAGCCGGTTCAAGATGGGGTCGAGCGAATCGTGTTTGCCGCTGGAGACGCCGCGATTGATGCTGTGCAGACGACCGAGGATGCACTTTATGATGCCGCAGATGTTCTTGATGTAACTCCAGAGGATGTCCCTGAAACAGCAGATCGATTTTTCACCGAGTGGAAAGAGCGTGGTAAAACAATTGATAAACTTAAATCGGAACTTGCTGAGGCCCGTGCCCAGGGTGTCACAGCAGATGCTGTCAGTATCGACGGTATCGATGCGGTCATCAAAACTGTCAATGGTGATGCGGATGAACTCCGAAAGACAGCCAACGCTATTGTTGATGAAGATGCTGTTGCTGTTCTTGGGTCAGACGTTGATGGAAGCGCACAGTTTGTTGTTGGTGTTCCAGAGGATGTCGGGATTAATGCGGGTGATGTTGTCGGACAATTAGCTCGTAAGGTTGGCGGTGGCGGTGGAGGACCGCCAGATTTCGCACAAGGTGGTGGACCGGATGCAGCGTCACTTGAGGTCGCCTTAGATGATGCTACATCAGTATTACGTAGCATGAATGAAACATGA
- a CDS encoding replication factor C small subunit, whose protein sequence is MSEADASDAAPTGREIWIEKYRPATLENIYGQEDTVDRLQSYIDRDDLPHLLFAGPAGVGKCVTGSTPILTNKGIRQIGEIVGDVDGFAPAPQNLKVCSLTADGSFQYRHPSHVFGKRASGLQRIKTNDGATLTVTPEHKLLIRTGENTNPTWVPAADITAGMHVLRAKNLPVPAETTGSCAASRNASEVPHIEDEYRYHDTLTADVNTRIATLERLIEDYAASRSDGSLKFTLIGAHTPTVSTVSYLLATVGIASRHTSTLIDSEKRVHAIIIDASDTVRLEEMIETDWDTVMADQTTTVTSSPTASTTKTTQSHLSNGETQTCGWIPYADGGVTHPSTQHSPLHADVVTVSESLDAEKRVYDLTVPGVRNYVGGCIPTVMHNTTAATAIAHAVYGDDWQNNLLELNASDERGIDVVRDRIKNFARSSFGGYDHRIIFLDEADSLTDDAQSALRRTMEQFADNTRFILSCNYSSKIIDPIQSRCAVFRFSPLSETAIRGQTKDIAAAENIELTEDGLDALVYAAGGDMRRAINSLQAAATTGEVVDEETVYTITSTARPEDIETMVTAAIDGDFTTARSQLQTLLVDTGMAGGDIIDQLHRTAWNLDLDEETTVRLLERVGEADYRITVGANEQVQLEALLASLADTQ, encoded by the coding sequence ATGAGTGAGGCCGACGCATCCGATGCTGCCCCAACCGGACGAGAGATTTGGATTGAGAAGTACCGGCCAGCGACGCTTGAAAACATCTATGGGCAGGAAGATACTGTTGATCGTCTTCAGTCATATATCGATCGCGATGATCTTCCACATCTCCTTTTTGCCGGTCCGGCAGGCGTTGGTAAGTGTGTCACCGGGTCAACACCAATACTCACGAATAAGGGTATTAGACAGATCGGAGAGATTGTGGGCGATGTTGATGGATTTGCACCGGCACCACAGAATCTTAAAGTATGTTCACTGACTGCTGATGGTTCGTTTCAATATCGACACCCATCGCACGTATTTGGAAAGCGTGCCAGTGGACTACAGCGAATCAAAACAAACGATGGTGCAACGCTAACGGTCACGCCAGAGCATAAATTGCTTATTCGTACCGGTGAGAACACCAATCCGACGTGGGTCCCAGCCGCTGATATCACAGCGGGTATGCATGTTCTTCGGGCAAAAAATCTCCCAGTCCCGGCTGAAACAACAGGGTCTTGTGCTGCTTCCAGGAACGCATCAGAAGTACCACATATCGAGGACGAATACCGTTACCATGATACTCTGACGGCTGATGTCAATACTCGAATTGCCACTCTTGAGAGATTGATTGAAGATTATGCTGCATCACGGTCAGATGGGAGCCTGAAGTTCACTCTCATCGGCGCGCATACACCTACTGTATCGACTGTGTCGTATCTTCTTGCGACAGTCGGAATCGCAAGTCGTCATACATCTACTCTGATCGATTCTGAAAAACGCGTTCATGCTATCATTATCGACGCATCTGACACCGTACGACTTGAGGAGATGATTGAGACCGACTGGGATACAGTCATGGCAGATCAAACAACGACTGTGACTTCGAGTCCAACAGCATCAACGACAAAAACAACTCAGTCGCATCTCTCAAATGGTGAGACACAAACATGTGGGTGGATACCATATGCTGATGGAGGGGTGACACATCCCTCAACACAGCACTCACCGCTGCACGCTGATGTCGTCACAGTCAGTGAGTCACTTGACGCTGAGAAACGAGTTTATGATCTCACCGTTCCTGGTGTTCGGAACTATGTTGGAGGATGCATTCCAACGGTGATGCATAATACAACTGCTGCGACAGCCATTGCACACGCTGTTTACGGTGATGATTGGCAGAACAACCTTCTTGAACTGAATGCATCTGACGAGCGAGGAATCGACGTTGTACGCGATCGAATCAAAAACTTCGCACGGTCATCGTTTGGTGGCTATGATCATCGGATTATTTTTCTTGATGAGGCAGACTCACTCACCGATGATGCACAATCAGCACTCCGTCGAACAATGGAACAGTTTGCTGATAATACCAGATTTATTCTTTCATGTAATTATTCTTCAAAGATTATTGATCCAATCCAATCACGATGTGCCGTCTTTCGATTCTCGCCGCTCTCAGAGACAGCTATCCGCGGGCAAACCAAGGATATCGCAGCAGCCGAGAATATTGAACTGACCGAAGATGGACTGGATGCACTCGTGTATGCTGCTGGCGGTGATATGCGACGAGCAATCAATTCCTTACAAGCCGCAGCAACAACAGGTGAGGTCGTCGATGAGGAAACAGTGTATACAATAACTTCGACCGCTCGCCCAGAAGATATTGAGACAATGGTCACCGCTGCGATTGACGGTGATTTCACAACGGCTCGTTCACAACTTCAGACCCTTCTGGTCGATACTGGCATGGCTGGTGGCGATATTATTGACCAACTTCACCGAACGGCGTGGAATCTTGATCTTGATGAGGAAACAACCGTTCGATTGCTTGAACGCGTTGGCGAGGCAGATTATCGAATTACTGTTGGTGCAAACGAACAAGTTCAACTTGAAGCACTTTTAGCCTCACTCGCTGATACTCAGTGA
- a CDS encoding GNAT family N-acetyltransferase: MRLFDEAVLQITAETVHSHLRSSSPGSILVAHDSGQNRIIGACLIVPVDNYDYLLSNNVSCPLPAQRCPTELTHIAVTHSRQANGIGSRLVMIAATEAPGPLVVQFHRSVRPFYAKLGFDIAPVSADMSETDINGASDDTEAMTDVSASLSTHITDSTVSNTPIYYRGTLR; this comes from the coding sequence ATGCGGTTGTTCGATGAGGCGGTGCTTCAGATTACAGCAGAGACAGTTCATAGCCACCTCAGGAGTTCATCCCCTGGGTCCATACTGGTTGCTCATGATAGTGGTCAAAATCGGATTATTGGTGCATGTCTAATCGTCCCTGTTGACAACTATGATTATCTGTTATCGAACAATGTGTCGTGCCCCTTACCAGCACAACGATGTCCGACGGAACTCACACACATTGCTGTTACTCACTCTCGACAGGCGAATGGAATTGGGTCACGTCTTGTCATGATTGCTGCAACAGAAGCACCAGGTCCGCTCGTTGTCCAATTTCATCGATCAGTACGTCCGTTCTATGCAAAGCTTGGATTCGATATTGCACCGGTCTCCGCAGATATGAGTGAAACGGACATCAACGGTGCGTCGGATGATACCGAAGCCATGACAGATGTGTCAGCATCGTTGTCGACACACATAACTGACTCAACGGTATCGAATACACCGATATATTACCGTGGGACGCTCAGATGA
- a CDS encoding phosphoglucomutase/phosphomannomutase family protein, which yields MEHISFGTDGWRATLDTFTDDRVRIVGQAVANYLHAEGFTAPVVVGYDARETSEGFAESLAEVLAGNGFDVILPERDRPTPLVATAVVERELAGALMITASHNSAEYNGVKFIPSDGAPALPSVTDAVANRLTEPKLAPVSEWGTVERVDLQTPHAEAAHSLVDTDLTGLTIVYDAMHGSGRGVTDALLREAGAEVHTVRVERDPTFGGSPPEPSGEHLEPLVDAVKEHNADIGIANDGDADRVGFVTPDRGHLDENLFYAALYEYLLKSESGPAVRTVSTTFLIDRIAEAHGQSVVETEVGFKWVANAMKEHDALVGGEESGGFSIRGHVREKDGVLMGLLGAAVTAAEPIDDRVNRLLETHGDIVASKSSVDCPDSEKARVINNLKDDLPETVAGRDIADVVSLDGFKLLLDDGSWILVRPSGTEPKMRVYAESSSQEHVDTLLQAGRELVEPLI from the coding sequence ATGGAGCACATATCATTTGGGACCGACGGGTGGCGTGCCACACTTGACACATTTACCGATGATCGCGTTCGCATCGTTGGACAGGCTGTTGCAAACTATCTCCATGCTGAGGGGTTCACCGCTCCAGTTGTTGTTGGATATGATGCCCGCGAAACATCTGAGGGATTCGCCGAATCTCTCGCTGAAGTGCTTGCAGGTAATGGATTTGATGTTATCCTTCCGGAGCGAGACCGCCCCACACCGCTTGTTGCGACGGCCGTTGTTGAGCGTGAACTTGCTGGTGCATTAATGATCACTGCATCACATAATTCTGCTGAGTACAATGGTGTGAAATTCATCCCATCTGATGGTGCCCCCGCACTTCCATCGGTAACAGATGCAGTCGCGAACCGACTCACCGAACCTAAGTTAGCTCCTGTGAGCGAATGGGGGACAGTTGAGCGAGTTGACCTCCAAACACCGCATGCTGAAGCAGCACACAGTCTTGTTGATACAGATCTCACAGGATTGACTATCGTGTATGATGCAATGCATGGGTCTGGTCGCGGTGTGACAGATGCACTTCTTCGCGAGGCAGGTGCAGAAGTTCATACTGTCCGTGTCGAACGTGACCCAACTTTTGGCGGGAGCCCACCAGAACCAAGCGGCGAACATCTTGAGCCACTCGTTGATGCAGTTAAAGAGCATAATGCGGATATTGGTATTGCAAACGATGGCGATGCAGATCGTGTTGGATTTGTCACCCCAGATCGAGGGCATCTTGATGAGAATCTGTTTTATGCAGCGCTATATGAATATCTGCTCAAATCTGAGTCTGGACCGGCGGTGAGGACAGTCTCAACCACCTTCCTGATCGACCGCATTGCTGAGGCACATGGGCAGTCGGTCGTTGAGACGGAAGTCGGGTTCAAATGGGTTGCTAACGCAATGAAGGAACATGATGCACTCGTTGGTGGTGAGGAGTCTGGTGGATTTTCAATCCGAGGGCATGTGCGCGAAAAGGATGGTGTGTTGATGGGACTGCTTGGTGCTGCTGTGACGGCTGCTGAGCCGATTGATGATCGTGTGAACCGACTTCTTGAGACGCATGGTGATATCGTTGCGAGTAAAAGCAGTGTTGACTGTCCTGATTCGGAAAAAGCGCGTGTTATTAACAATCTGAAAGATGACCTTCCCGAGACCGTTGCAGGTCGTGATATTGCTGATGTGGTCTCTTTAGATGGATTTAAATTACTTTTAGATGATGGCTCTTGGATCCTTGTCCGTCCATCTGGGACTGAACCAAAAATGCGCGTATATGCCGAATCATCGAGTCAAGAGCACGTTGATACACTTCTCCAGGCTGGTCGTGAGTTGGTTGAGCCACTCATCTGA
- a CDS encoding GIY-YIG nuclease family protein: protein MNDYHYVYIVECSDESLYTGYTTDVERRVREHNAGEGAKYTRGRTPVQLVHFEYFDTRSAALSREHKIKSYTREKKQQLAEEGTDINQP from the coding sequence ATGAATGATTACCATTATGTATATATCGTCGAATGTAGTGATGAATCTCTGTATACAGGTTATACAACGGATGTTGAACGCCGAGTTAGAGAGCATAACGCCGGCGAGGGAGCGAAATATACCAGGGGTCGAACACCAGTTCAACTCGTTCATTTCGAGTATTTTGACACCCGATCAGCCGCTCTTTCGCGTGAGCACAAAATTAAGTCATACACACGTGAGAAAAAACAACAATTGGCTGAGGAGGGCACAGATATCAATCAGCCATAA
- the surE gene encoding 5'/3'-nucleotidase SurE, translating into MKDEYSILLTNDDGIDAPGLATLRTELTALGNVTVVAPESNQSGVGRTRNPTAIVRDHPWGCALTGTPADCVAYGLRGLDTDIDIVVAGVNNGPNAGNYVVGRSGTVGAGIEAAFLGTPALAISAYHSTDFFISPPEEYDFARPARIARRLVDRALSAGVYDDVDLLNVNAPVDTANPPVMLTDPYHDYEQEVEQASADDVSDDVTLESNEHLVQLRDRTWPGAVGWESPFPPTDEHRRRYPVGTDRRALVDAAVSVSPLSVTHGSPDSAALATVVETVDVT; encoded by the coding sequence ATGAAGGATGAGTATTCAATCCTACTCACAAATGATGACGGTATTGACGCGCCAGGACTTGCAACGCTTCGAACTGAGTTGACAGCACTCGGTAATGTGACGGTTGTTGCTCCGGAAAGTAACCAAAGTGGTGTTGGACGAACGCGAAATCCCACTGCTATTGTTCGTGACCATCCATGGGGATGTGCATTAACCGGAACGCCTGCGGACTGTGTTGCATATGGACTTCGTGGTCTTGATACTGACATTGACATCGTTGTTGCTGGCGTAAATAACGGTCCAAATGCCGGTAATTACGTTGTTGGACGGTCTGGGACAGTTGGTGCAGGAATCGAAGCAGCATTCCTCGGAACGCCCGCGCTTGCTATCTCAGCGTACCATTCGACAGATTTCTTTATTTCACCACCAGAAGAATATGATTTCGCTCGTCCAGCACGGATTGCACGTCGATTGGTTGATCGAGCGCTTAGTGCAGGCGTATATGACGATGTTGACCTATTAAATGTCAACGCACCAGTTGATACAGCAAACCCACCTGTCATGTTGACTGATCCGTATCACGATTATGAACAGGAGGTCGAACAGGCATCCGCAGATGATGTTTCTGATGATGTTACTCTTGAGTCAAATGAACATCTTGTCCAACTCCGCGACAGAACGTGGCCGGGGGCTGTTGGATGGGAGAGCCCGTTCCCACCAACAGATGAGCATCGCCGGCGATATCCGGTCGGAACCGACAGACGGGCTTTAGTTGATGCGGCAGTGAGTGTATCTCCATTATCTGTTACACACGGGTCCCCAGATAGTGCCGCTCTTGCAACTGTTGTTGAAACGGTTGATGTTACATAA
- a CDS encoding DUF7563 family protein — MPSCDHCGSHVSDRFARVFADESGQLFACPNCSANAGIAEAARQRTRSA; from the coding sequence ATGCCAAGTTGTGACCATTGCGGGTCGCACGTTTCCGATCGCTTCGCGCGTGTATTTGCTGATGAGAGTGGGCAACTGTTTGCTTGCCCTAACTGTTCAGCGAATGCTGGAATCGCAGAAGCAGCTCGGCAGCGGACCCGTTCTGCATGA
- a CDS encoding DNA-binding protein, which yields MADLIVKAAVKEALEDKNVASDFYDALDGEVTELLEDAARRAEENDRKTVQPRDL from the coding sequence ATGGCAGACCTAATCGTTAAAGCGGCCGTCAAAGAAGCGCTTGAAGACAAAAATGTCGCTTCTGACTTTTATGATGCACTTGATGGTGAAGTGACTGAACTACTGGAGGACGCAGCCCGTCGTGCTGAGGAGAATGATCGAAAAACTGTCCAACCGCGCGACTTATAA
- the rpiA gene encoding ribose-5-phosphate isomerase RpiA, translating into MKTTGGSAEQKRRAGEKAVEYVSDGDIVGLGTGSTAAAAIDALGDAVAAGYDIHGVPTSFATRDRAIEAGIPLTRIEVVDHIDVAIDGSDEINNNLTLIKGGGAAHAREKVIDATADQFIVVADESKLVETLSEPVPVSTLPMAQKPVKRRLDSLGATTTLRSATMKDGPVITDNGNIVFDCAFGHIENAEALAKSLAEIPGTVAHGLFVNLADIACIGTENGTNVYHGDQDQGQN; encoded by the coding sequence ATGAAAACAACAGGTGGCTCAGCAGAACAAAAACGACGGGCTGGTGAAAAAGCGGTTGAATATGTTAGTGACGGTGATATTGTCGGCCTTGGGACTGGAAGCACCGCTGCCGCAGCAATCGATGCTCTTGGAGATGCAGTGGCAGCAGGGTATGATATTCATGGCGTACCGACATCCTTTGCAACACGTGATCGCGCAATTGAGGCAGGAATCCCACTCACTCGAATTGAGGTCGTCGATCATATTGATGTTGCAATCGATGGTTCTGATGAGATTAACAATAATTTAACACTAATCAAAGGTGGAGGCGCCGCACATGCCCGCGAGAAGGTCATTGATGCAACCGCAGATCAGTTTATTGTTGTTGCTGATGAGTCAAAATTGGTTGAAACGCTTTCAGAGCCCGTTCCAGTATCTACTCTCCCGATGGCTCAAAAACCAGTTAAACGCCGGCTTGACTCACTCGGGGCAACAACTACACTTCGATCGGCAACAATGAAGGACGGACCAGTAATCACAGACAATGGAAATATTGTCTTTGATTGTGCATTTGGGCATATTGAAAATGCCGAAGCACTTGCAAAATCACTCGCTGAAATTCCGGGTACCGTGGCACATGGATTATTTGTTAATCTTGCAGATATTGCCTGCATTGGGACTGAAAACGGGACTAATGTATATCATGGAGATCAAGACCAAGGTCAGAACTAG
- a CDS encoding ORC1-type DNA replication protein, giving the protein MNNDPDEGMLSWDESIFRDEHVFEIDYMPETFDHRETQLENLKYALRPAVRGSRPLNTVIRGPPGTGKTTAVQKLFTELGAQMGVQTVHVNCQVDSTRYGVFSRIFEHIFEYEPPSSGLSFKKLFSQITDRLADSDNILVVALDDVNYLFYENEISDVLYSLLRAHETHTGARIGVVIISSDLTLELIEELDGRVQSVFRPEEVFFPVYDITEISDILQSRTRHGFYDGVIGSTELDQVAELTAETGDLRVGIDLLRRAGLNAEMRGSRSITSEDIETAYEKSRHVHLSRRLRGLSETERALVEVVVDHDGDRAGTVYEAFHEQTGLGYTRYSEVVNKLDRIGVIEANYTDIDGRGRTRSISIAYDPDAVAERL; this is encoded by the coding sequence ATGAATAATGACCCTGATGAGGGGATGTTGTCATGGGATGAGTCCATCTTTCGGGATGAACACGTCTTTGAAATAGATTATATGCCAGAGACGTTTGACCATCGTGAAACACAACTTGAAAACCTCAAATACGCACTTCGACCGGCAGTTCGCGGGTCACGACCGCTAAATACCGTCATCCGTGGTCCACCAGGAACCGGCAAGACAACTGCTGTTCAGAAGTTATTTACTGAACTTGGGGCGCAGATGGGAGTTCAGACTGTTCATGTCAATTGCCAAGTTGACTCAACGCGATATGGTGTCTTCTCACGCATCTTTGAGCATATATTTGAGTATGAGCCGCCATCATCAGGGCTATCATTTAAGAAACTATTCAGTCAGATTACAGACCGATTGGCAGACTCAGATAACATCCTCGTTGTGGCCCTTGATGATGTTAATTATCTATTCTATGAAAATGAGATATCTGATGTACTATATTCACTATTGAGAGCGCATGAAACGCATACTGGCGCACGGATTGGTGTTGTGATTATTTCCTCAGACCTCACGCTTGAACTTATCGAGGAACTCGATGGTCGGGTTCAGAGTGTTTTCCGACCCGAGGAAGTATTTTTTCCAGTATATGATATCACCGAAATCTCCGATATTCTTCAATCTCGAACCCGACATGGATTTTATGACGGAGTTATCGGCTCAACAGAGCTTGATCAAGTCGCAGAATTAACCGCTGAAACTGGTGACCTCCGAGTTGGAATCGATCTTCTCCGACGAGCAGGGCTTAATGCTGAGATGCGCGGGAGTCGAAGTATCACGAGTGAGGATATTGAAACCGCATATGAAAAATCAAGACATGTTCATCTCTCCCGACGACTTCGTGGGCTTTCTGAAACAGAGCGAGCGCTTGTTGAGGTCGTCGTTGATCATGATGGTGACCGTGCTGGAACCGTTTATGAAGCCTTTCACGAGCAGACTGGGCTTGGATATACACGCTATTCTGAGGTTGTTAATAAACTTGATCGGATAGGCGTGATTGAAGCAAACTATACTGATATTGACGGTCGTGGACGAACACGGTCAATTTCAATTGCATATGACCCTGATGCAGTCGCTGAACGATTGTGA